From the Streptomyces sp. SN-593 genome, the window GGAGGGCGAGCCCGAGGGCGGGCGGATCGAGGTCGGCGGGAAGGAGGTGGGTGAGGTGCCGTTGGAGGACCTGCGCGCGCGGGTGCTGGTGTCGCCGCACGACGCCGTGCTGTTCCCGGGCACCATCGCGGAGAACATCGCGCTGCTCGCGCCCGACCCGCGGGCCGCGGAGCGCGGTACCTGGGCGGCGTTCGCGGACCAGGTGATCGACACGGTTGCCGGGGGCGCGCAGGCGCCGGTGGGCGACCGCGGCGAGAGCCTGTCCGGCGGGCAGCGGCAGCGCGTCGCCCTGGCCCGCGCCCTGGCCGCCGAGCCCCCGGTGCTGGTGCTGCACGACCCGACGACGGCGGTGGACGCGGCCACCGAGGACCGTATCGCCGGCCGGCTGCGCGAGGTGCGCGCCCGTGACGGGCTGACCTCGCTACTGGTCACCACCAGCCCCGCGCTGCTCTCCCGCTGCGACCGGGTGTTCTTCCTGCGCGCCGCCGGGGCCGGCGCGCCCGCGGGTGGTCGTGGCGCGGATGGTCGTGGCGCGGATGGTCGTGGCGCGGGTGATCGTGATGCGGGCGGCCGAGGTCCGGACGGCGAGGCGGCGGAGGGCCGGGGCGCGGAGACTCCCCGCCCCGCCGGAGCAGGGGGGTCGGCGGGTGAGCGGCCGGGCGGTGTCCCGCTCACGGCGGCCAGCGGCAGCCACACCGAGCTGATGCGCGACAACGCCGCGTACCGGGAGCTGTTGACCCGATGAACGCCACCGGCTCCTCGGCCGCCGCCTCAGCCACCGCCGCCACCACCGACGTGACGGACGGCGCCCGCCCGCTGCTGCCCGTCGCCGACGGCCGCCGCACCCGCGGGTACCTGCGTGCCGCCCTGCGCAGGCGTCGCGCCCTGCTCGTCGCGACCACGGCCGTGATGATCGCCCAGAGCGCGATCGGCCTCGTCGGGCCGATCGCCATCGGATGGGTGACGCAGGCGATCGTCGACGGCCGCGGCACCTCCGCGGTGATCGGGCCGGTCGTCCTGCTCGCCGCCGCGGCGGTGCTGGGCGCCCCGGCCACCTGGGCGTCGAACGTCCTGCTCGCCCGCGTCGTCCTGCCCGAAGTGGCCGGACTGCGGGAGGACGTCGTCGCCACCGCGCTCGCCCTCCCGGTGGACAGGGTGGAGGAGACCGGCAGCGGCGACCTCGTCTCGCGCGTCTCCGGCGATGTCGAGCGCGTCACCGAGGCGGCGCAGGGCGGCTTCGGGAGTTTCGTCTCGGCGGCGCTGGCCATCCTGGCCACGCTGGTCGGACTGGCCTCCCTGGACTGGCGGTTCGCGCTCGCCGGCCTGCTCGCGGTGCCGATCCAGGTCTTCTCCCTGCGCTGGTACCTGCGCACCTCCCGCCCGATCTACGCGGCCGGCCGCACCGCCGAGGGCCACCGCACCTCCACCCTGCTCGGCGCCTTCGCCGCCTTGCCGACCGTGCGGTCCCTGCGCGTCGGCGGCCGCCAGTACGCCCGGGTCGAGGACGCGTCACTCGCCGCGGCGGAGTACGAGTTCACGGCGATCCGCAACGCCACCCGCTTCTTCGGACGGCTCAACGTGGCGGAGTTCGTCGGGCTCGGCGCGATCCTGCTCGCCGCGTCGGTGCTGGTGCGGTCCGGTTCGGCGAGTGTGGGCGCGGCGACCACGGCCGCCCTGTTCTTCGCCGGGCTCTTCGACCCGATCAACGCGGTGCTCGGCTCGTTCGACAGCGTGCAGCAGGCCGCGGCCGGCCTGGCCCGACTCGTCGGAGTCCTCGACGCGGCTCCCGCGCGGCCCGCGGGGGCGCCCGCCCAAC encodes:
- a CDS encoding ABC transporter ATP-binding protein, whose product is MNATGSSAAASATAATTDVTDGARPLLPVADGRRTRGYLRAALRRRRALLVATTAVMIAQSAIGLVGPIAIGWVTQAIVDGRGTSAVIGPVVLLAAAAVLGAPATWASNVLLARVVLPEVAGLREDVVATALALPVDRVEETGSGDLVSRVSGDVERVTEAAQGGFGSFVSAALAILATLVGLASLDWRFALAGLLAVPIQVFSLRWYLRTSRPIYAAGRTAEGHRTSTLLGAFAALPTVRSLRVGGRQYARVEDASLAAAEYEFTAIRNATRFFGRLNVAEFVGLGAILLAASVLVRSGSASVGAATTAALFFAGLFDPINAVLGSFDSVQQAAAGLARLVGVLDAAPARPAGAPAQPAGVPAQPAGVPAQAAKSTTAPVRSAGAGGSSADGGPSRPAPPPSRRLPVLALHAADFGYGDRADVVHGVTLRIEPGRHVALVGTTGSGKSTVATLLAGLRTPRRGTATLDGTPLAGLSPTELHRRVALVTQETHLFAGTVADNIRMGRPEASDAEVALALEAVGATGWVDALPDGAATVIGAGGHHLGPSQAQHLALARLFLLDPEVVVLDEATAEGGSDSARLLDTAAARVLRGRSALLVAHRLSQTATADTILVMEEGRVTEQGSHEELRAAGGTYAALWDAWSRPS